A single Drosophila miranda strain MSH22 chromosome XR, D.miranda_PacBio2.1, whole genome shotgun sequence DNA region contains:
- the LOC117186575 gene encoding uncharacterized protein LOC117186575 gives MTLRCTMTMTTMSRVLLCSTLFAVLLLRRLPHGVRTFELLLVLSEPLAGQNERQLQFQLQIQLLLGEGSQEAAIRENNPSLMAPSMKAAARRRRHKSFVAVAAGDSIVVHRCFSSDRHPPAVDRWFKF, from the exons ATGACGCTGCGATgcacgatgacgatgacgacgatgtCGAGAGTGCTGCTCTGCTCTACTCTGTTCgccgtgctgctgctgcggcggctGCCACATGGAGTGCGCACCTTTGAACTGTTGCTAGTGCTGTCAGAGCCATTGGCTGGACAGAACGAGCGccagctccagttccagcTCCAGATCCAGCTCCTGCTCGGCGAGGGCAGCCAGGAAGCAGCAATACGTGAAA ACAACCCGTCTCTCATGGCCCCGTCCATGAAAGCGGCGGCTCGGCGTAGACGACATAAATCTTTTgtagctgttgctgctggcgaCTCTATCGTTGTGCATCGTTGTTTTTCCTCAGATAGGCACCCACCAGCGGTCGATAGGTGGTTCAAGTTCTGA